A single genomic interval of Trachemys scripta elegans isolate TJP31775 chromosome 3, CAS_Tse_1.0, whole genome shotgun sequence harbors:
- the LOC117874659 gene encoding cytochrome c oxidase assembly protein COX20, mitochondrial, translating into MAGEGEPDSEKTFKLLGILDVQNIPCSRESILYGSLGSLVVGLGHFLATSRVRRSFDFGMGGFVLTTLGCWIYCRYNHAKLRIQQRIIQEGMRNKILYESSDFDPEKKQNSNLGSNS; encoded by the exons acCTTTAAGTTACTAGGAATCCTTGATGTCCAAAATATTCCCTGTTCACGAGAGTCAATACTCTATGGGTCACTGGGTTCTCTAGTTGTGGGCCTTGGACATTTTTTAGCAACCA gTAGAGTTAGAAGATCTTTTGACTTTGGAATGGGAGGTTTTGTTTTGACAACCTTAGGATGCTG gaTATATTGCAGATATAATCATGCAAAACTAAGGATCCAGCAAAGAATTATTCAAGAAGGGATGAGAAACAAGATCTTATATGAAAGTAGTGATTTTgatccagaaaaaaaacaaaacagcaatctAGGAAGCAATTCTTAG